In Phlebotomus papatasi isolate M1 chromosome 1, Ppap_2.1, whole genome shotgun sequence, the following proteins share a genomic window:
- the LOC129798942 gene encoding protein spindle-F isoform X1 → MAGSDEANYALHIALTTLRERCQKLEARLSAVEEENHQLRLKLGDRQNLDLGESAESEVGALQAKVSDLTRQKVQLTDHIAMVATENRQLWSRLSRLTKDSRPPKASPPSPITSQNLIRSKTFTQNAPNPKLRDKLPDSENLSLEEISLQMLNEVTDAKQQLEKSCQEIMTASTADGETLMGFGFLADDSQEAEGDVTEKLTKGLDKYKKLKATMMKQQSDLRSLLEEKNSRRTELKVCRACEERAEIAKPMTVSIDSQTDFEEQCRSVTPPIPEPPCPPTVPPQPRPRHIEPNRIDFLEQKRLADVLDKMCPMCGKIYSTTSKFEEFQEHVESHFVDENEMDLSLERNYEIVSNF, encoded by the exons ATGGCAGGCAGTGATGAGGCGAATTATGCTCTTCACATCGCACTAACAACGCTCCGGGAGAGATGTCAGAAGTTGGAGGCCAGATTGTCAGCTGTTGAGGAGGAAAATCATCAGCTGAGACTTAAATTGGGTGACAGGCAGAACCTAGACCTTGGGGAGAGTGCAGAATCGGAGGTGGGAGCCCTCCAGGCAAAGGTATCCGATCTCACAAGACAGAAAGTCCAGCTAACGGATCACATTGCAATGGTGGCCACTGAGAATCGCCAGCTCTGGTCACGCTTGTCGCGCCTCACGAAGGACAGTAGGCCACCCAAGGCGAGCCCACCCTCACCCATCACAAGCCAGAACCTCATTCGCTCCAAGACATTCACCCAGAATGCTCCAAATCCCAAATTACGCGACAAACTTCCGGACAGCGAGAACCTCAGTCTCGAAGAGATATCCCTGCAAATGCTGAACGAGGTCACAGATGCCAAGCAACAGCTCGAGAAGAGTTGCCAGGAAATTATGACTGCCAGCACAGCAGACGGGGAGACGCTCATGGGATTTGGGTTTCTGGCTGACGATAGCCAGGAGGCAGAGGGAGATGTGACAGAGAAGTTAACAAAGGGCCTGGACAAGTACAAGAAACTTAAGGCCACGATGATGAAGCAGCAGAGTGACTTGAGGAGCTTACTGGAGGAGAAAAATTCCCGAAGAA CAGAGCTCAAAGTCTGCCGAGCGTGTGAAGAGAGGGCCGAGATTGCGAAACCTATGACAGTGTCAATTGATTCCCAGACTGACTTTGAGGAGCAATGTAGATCAGTCACCCCTCCAATTCCCGAGCCACCGTGTCCACCGACTGTGCCTCCACAGCCTCGTCCGCGCCACATTGAGCCCAATCGGATTGACTTCCTGGAACAGAAGCGTCTGGCTGATGTGCTGGACAAGATGTGCCCGATGTGTGGCAAAATCTACAGCACCACGAGCAAATTCGAGGAGTTCCAGGAGCACGTGGAATCTCACTTTGTGGATGAGAATGAGATGGACTTGAGTCTTGAGAGGAATTATGAGATTGTGTCCAATTTCTGA
- the LOC129798942 gene encoding protein spindle-F isoform X2, with protein MAGSDEANYALHIALTTLRERCQKLEARLSAVEEENHQLRLKLGDRQNLDLGESAESEVGALQAKVSDLTRQKVQLTDHIAMVATENRQLWSRLSRLTKDSRPPKASPPSPITSQNLIRSKTFTQNAPNPKLRDKLPDSENLSLEEISLQMLNEVTDAKQQLEKSCQEIMTASTADGETLMGFGFLADDSQEAEGDVTEKLTKGLDKYKKLKATMMKQQSDLRSLLEEKNSRRKLKVCRACEERAEIAKPMTVSIDSQTDFEEQCRSVTPPIPEPPCPPTVPPQPRPRHIEPNRIDFLEQKRLADVLDKMCPMCGKIYSTTSKFEEFQEHVESHFVDENEMDLSLERNYEIVSNF; from the exons ATGGCAGGCAGTGATGAGGCGAATTATGCTCTTCACATCGCACTAACAACGCTCCGGGAGAGATGTCAGAAGTTGGAGGCCAGATTGTCAGCTGTTGAGGAGGAAAATCATCAGCTGAGACTTAAATTGGGTGACAGGCAGAACCTAGACCTTGGGGAGAGTGCAGAATCGGAGGTGGGAGCCCTCCAGGCAAAGGTATCCGATCTCACAAGACAGAAAGTCCAGCTAACGGATCACATTGCAATGGTGGCCACTGAGAATCGCCAGCTCTGGTCACGCTTGTCGCGCCTCACGAAGGACAGTAGGCCACCCAAGGCGAGCCCACCCTCACCCATCACAAGCCAGAACCTCATTCGCTCCAAGACATTCACCCAGAATGCTCCAAATCCCAAATTACGCGACAAACTTCCGGACAGCGAGAACCTCAGTCTCGAAGAGATATCCCTGCAAATGCTGAACGAGGTCACAGATGCCAAGCAACAGCTCGAGAAGAGTTGCCAGGAAATTATGACTGCCAGCACAGCAGACGGGGAGACGCTCATGGGATTTGGGTTTCTGGCTGACGATAGCCAGGAGGCAGAGGGAGATGTGACAGAGAAGTTAACAAAGGGCCTGGACAAGTACAAGAAACTTAAGGCCACGATGATGAAGCAGCAGAGTGACTTGAGGAGCTTACTGGAGGAGAAAAATTCCCGAAGAA AGCTCAAAGTCTGCCGAGCGTGTGAAGAGAGGGCCGAGATTGCGAAACCTATGACAGTGTCAATTGATTCCCAGACTGACTTTGAGGAGCAATGTAGATCAGTCACCCCTCCAATTCCCGAGCCACCGTGTCCACCGACTGTGCCTCCACAGCCTCGTCCGCGCCACATTGAGCCCAATCGGATTGACTTCCTGGAACAGAAGCGTCTGGCTGATGTGCTGGACAAGATGTGCCCGATGTGTGGCAAAATCTACAGCACCACGAGCAAATTCGAGGAGTTCCAGGAGCACGTGGAATCTCACTTTGTGGATGAGAATGAGATGGACTTGAGTCTTGAGAGGAATTATGAGATTGTGTCCAATTTCTGA
- the LOC129798944 gene encoding 39S ribosomal protein L32, mitochondrial, whose amino-acid sequence MLIRVFSATIRAIENAIFPQFPRQFPGLAVAGFDDRFQPKIGAWESLKNTLEDAILWAVPKHRRTIERRLKRKFGSPQYKMKTLQPKHNLKICITCGHHHEVGVLCPHCYSRVKAETEAMQEEIQKELGLQPIDKDVIVLYEGEKLQGAPETWQGKRIVELKRPRPAWFSKNLLEKTTQPPATTKEVKPTDLG is encoded by the exons ATGTTGATAAGAGTGTTTAGTGCGACAATTAGAGCtattgaaaatgcaatttttccacAATTTCCTCGGCAGTTTCCTG GCCTTGCAGTAGCTGGTTTCGATGATCGTTTCCAGCCGAAGATTGGTGCCTGGGAATCCTTGAAAAACACCCTCGAGGATGCCATCCTCTGGGCTGTTCCGAAGCATCGACGCACTATTGAGCGGCGCCTTAAGAGAAAATTCGGCAGTCCTCAGTATAAAATGAAGACCCTGCAGCCAAAGCATAACCTCAAGATTTGCATCACCTGTGGACATCATCATGAAGTGGGAGTACTCTGTC CACACTGCTACAGCCGCGTCAAAGCTGAAACTGAGGCAATGCAGGAAGAGATCCAGAAAGAACTCGGCCTGCAGCCCATCGACAAAGATGTCATCGTCCTCTACGAAGGAGAAAAGCTCCAGGGAGCTCCAGAAACATGGCAAGGAAAACGTATTGTTGAACTAAAACGCCCAAGGCCAGCATGGTTCAGCAAGAATCTCCTGGAGAAAACCACCCAGCCTCCAGCTACAACAAAAGAAGTCAAGCCAACTGATCTTGGTTAA